In a single window of the Numenius arquata chromosome 22, bNumArq3.hap1.1, whole genome shotgun sequence genome:
- the RNF26 gene encoding E3 ubiquitin-protein ligase RNF26 → MDLLFVLLRGLRMALDLLVLVLDVNFFLVSSLVSALLWLLAAACSLPSAAAAGALACWDGLLLSLASLARAVCCLAVSALQGLAGLLRGCCCGLEGLKVAGHLLSHLGLRSKELLHRGLCNLLGCGQALARQVGEGLAIGTSLLAYLVNSLVNVCLIGTQNLFTLVVALWDSIASPFLRVTDLLAAFLAHVSSGAIAVSILLWSPCQLAFELLTSFAELFINIFFVNIYGLGLLLLIIVVSAFVFNPGLLWTLMDYVLGYFTTLPSYHRLQRDVWRLYQVAVLTLGMVMTSQAWRRLVDWSLQVTNWSRGGRTMNRESNQRGAAAAIPRPAAPGRLMLAGVNQLPAEQEDQLDAEQVPQARPALSRSALAGQRRQLPREEPSTSWGKAPRRQQLNAAAGNGEGTPDDDPWMLLKEQEERKKCVICQDQTKTVLLLPCRHLCLCQECTEVLLQQAIYQRNCPLCRQMILQTLNVYL, encoded by the coding sequence ATGGACCTGCTGTTCGTGCTGCTCCGCGGCCTGCGGATggccctggacctgctggtcctGGTGCTGGACGTGAACTTCTTCCTGGTGTCCTCGCTGGTGTCGGCGCTGCTCTGGCTGCTGGCCGCCGcctgcagcctcccctctgccgccgccgccggggcgctGGCCTGCTGGGACGGGCTGCTCCTCTCGCTGGCCTCCCTGGCCCGGGCGGTCTGCTGCTTGGCCGTGAGCGCCCTGCAGGGGCTGGCCGGCCTGCTGCGCGGCTGCTGCTGCGGCCTGGAGGGGCTGAAGGTGGCCGGGCACCTCCTCTCCCACCTGGGGCTGCGGAGCAAGGAGCTGCTGCACCGCGGGCTCTGCAACCTGCTGGGCTGCGGCCAGGCCCTGGCCAGGCAGGTCGGCGAGGGCCTGGCCATTGGTACCAGCCTTCTGGCCTACCTCGTGAACAGCCTGGTCAACGTGTGCCTCATCGGCACGCAGAACCTCTTCACCCTGGTTGTGGCCCTGTGGgactccatcgccagccccttcCTCAGAGTCACTGACCTGCTGGCCGCCTTCCTGGCGCACGTCTCCAGCGGTGCCATTGCTGTGTCCATCCTGCTGTGGTCGCCCTGCCAGCTGGCCTTTGAGCTCCTGACCTCCTTTGCTGAGCTCTTCATCAACATCTTCTTCGTGAATATTTACGGCCTGGGTTTGCTCCTCCTCATTATTGTTGTCAGCGCCTTTGTCTTCAACCCTGGGCTGCTCTGGACGCTGATGGACTACGTGCTGGGCTACTTTACCACGCTGCCTTCCTATCACCGCCTGCAGCGGGATGTGTGGCGGCTCTATCAGGTGGCAGTCCTGACGCTGGGTATGGTCATGACCTCCCAGGCCTGGCGCAGGTTGGTGGACTGGAGTCTGCAGGTGACCAActggagcagaggaggcagaacaATGAACCGGGAAAGCAACCAGCGAGGGGCAGCTGCGGCCATCCCGAGACCTGCAGCCCCTGGTAGGCTGATGCTGGCAGGGGTCAACCAGCTGCCAGCTGAGCAGGAGGACCAGCTTGATGCAGAGCAGGTACCACAAGCACGTCCCGCTCTGAGTCGAAGCGCCCTGGCAGGACAGCGTCgccagctgcccagggaggaaCCAAGCACCTCCTGGGGGAAAGCTCCAAGGAGGCAGCAGCTGAATGCAGCAGCTGGGAACGGTGAGGGCACTCCGGATGATGACCCCTGGATGCTCTTGAAAGAGCAAGAGGAACGTAAGAAATGTGTTATCTGTCAAGACCAAACCAAGACAGTCCTGCTTCTGCCCTGCAGGCACCTGTGCCTGTGTCAGGAGTGCACGGAAGTCCTCCTGCAGCAGGCCATCTACCAGCGCAACTGCCCGCTCTGCCGCCAGATGATCCTCCAGACGCTTAATGTGTACTTGTGA